A stretch of DNA from Deltaproteobacteria bacterium:
ATTGAACACCTTGGGGCCTGCGGCGCCCGGTCCGTCATAATCGAGGGCGGCGCCCGCCTCAACTATTCGGCCCTGGCCGAAGGGGTCGTGGACGAGATCCTTCTCACCCTCTCCCCACGGATCTCAGGGGAGATCGGGGCGCCTTCCCTTGCCGATGGCATTCGCTCCCTTTACGACCCCTTGGGCAGGTTCGAACTTGCCGAATGCCGACCCGTGCCCGAGACCGGGGAGGTCTTTCTTCGATATATAATCAGAGCGGGGCAGCAAAATGGCTGAAAGACAGGACATGGCCATTCTTTACTCAGGCGGGACTGATTCCCTTTCCCTTTACGCACTTGCGGCCCGGGGCGGGCATCCTGCCATTTTCCGCCCTGTCCGGATCCATCTCCTCCACATGCTCAACGGCATGGGGCGATTTCCGGACTTTCCAGAGACGCGCCTGCGTGTGGCAGAGGGGATCCTGAAGGCCCAGGTCCCGCCGGGCGATGCCTTCCCTGAGACCGTTTACGTGGAGCTCGACGCAGGAAGGCTCTTTCAGGGCCTATGGCTCGACCGCTTCGAGGAACTCATGCCCCGCTACAACGGAAAGAATCTGGTCTGTGTGGCCTGCAAGCTCGCCATGCACGCACGGGCCATACTCTACTGCGTCGAACATCTCGTGCCGGTCGTACTTGCGGGCTACACCCGTAAACAGGGCCATTTCCCAGAGCAGACCCCGACCTTCATGGACCGGATCGCGGGGCTCTCCGCACGGTTCGGGATCACAACGCGCTATCCCCTCTATGAGGAGGCGGACTCCGAGACGGTCATCCGGCACCTCCTTGAGGATTTCGGTCTTCCATCCACGGGCGGCGGTGAGCGAAAGTGCCTATTTTGCCAGACCCTTACCACTGCGACCGAGGAGGAGATCGGCTCATACCTCGACGACATGATCCCTCGCATCGAGACCTATCTGGGGCACAAACTCGAGGGGCGGGTCAAGGAGGCTGCCCAATGCTTTCCGCCCGGAAGGGCGTAAGGCCTTGGGCAGCGGAAAGACCGTGAACAAGATGGTCTCTGCCCCGAATCTGCATGGTCTGATCGAATCGGCCATTCGGGATGGGATCTTCCCAGGCTGCTCCCTCGTCGTGTCGGAAGGTCCGGGCAGGAGGAGGATCGAGAGGTCATGGGGGAGGCTCACATATGCCCCGTGGTCGCCTGAGGTGACGCCCGGGACGATCTTTGATCTCGCATCCCTCACCAAGCCCCTTGCGGTTGCAATGCCCTTGGCTGTTCTCGTGGCTCAGGGGGTGATCGGTCTTGATACCCGCATTTCCCACGTCCTCCCTGGGTCGCGGGCAGTGTCTGTTGGGCGGTTGACCCTTGGAAGGCTCCTCTGCCACACCGGCGGCCTTGCCCCTATGAGGCCCCTGCATGAAAGACTCGAGACCCTACCGCCCGAGGCCCGAAGAGAGGCCCTCCTCGCCATGCTTCTTGAGGAGGAGGCGGATCCGTCCTGCCAGGTGGCGGTCTATTCGGACCTGGGCTATCTCCTTCTCGGTTTTGTTATCGAAGAGGTCACAGGCCTCAGACTCGACGCAGCTGCACGCAACCTGGTCTTTTCCCCCTTTGGGGCCCCTGATCTCTCTTTCGGCCCCCTGAGCGGCCTTCCATCGAAAGGGGTGGCCCCGTCTGGATTCTGCCCGCGCCGGAAAAGGGTCCTCTGGGGTGAGGTCCACGACCCGAATGCCTGGGCAGCAGGCGGGATCGCCGGCCATGCAGGGCTCTTTGGGAGTGCCCAGGCCGTCGCCTCGGCCCTTGAATCGCTCCTTGCCATATTCCAGGGCAGCATGGAAATAAACGGGCTCTCTCGATGGGTCCTAAGGGAGTTTTTCCGCCGCCAGGGACTGGATCCCGCTTCCACGTGGGCCCTCGGGTTCGATACGCCGTCCCCGGGCCGGTCTTCGGCCGGAAGGATGTTCTCGCCCGAAAGCGTAGGTCACCTGGGATACACTGGGACATCC
This window harbors:
- a CDS encoding beta-lactamase family protein gives rise to the protein MNKMVSAPNLHGLIESAIRDGIFPGCSLVVSEGPGRRRIERSWGRLTYAPWSPEVTPGTIFDLASLTKPLAVAMPLAVLVAQGVIGLDTRISHVLPGSRAVSVGRLTLGRLLCHTGGLAPMRPLHERLETLPPEARREALLAMLLEEEADPSCQVAVYSDLGYLLLGFVIEEVTGLRLDAAARNLVFSPFGAPDLSFGPLSGLPSKGVAPSGFCPRRKRVLWGEVHDPNAWAAGGIAGHAGLFGSAQAVASALESLLAIFQGSMEINGLSRWVLREFFRRQGLDPASTWALGFDTPSPGRSSAGRMFSPESVGHLGYTGTSFWMDLADGIIVVFLSNRTFPHDTEGSRLAMKAFRPLLHDLVREECV